The DNA segment tgacatagggatgtacatttttggaaaccactgaattcggattcaggaaaatttatcttgactttaaaatgtgcagaaatggtttctgtgcacattggtaaaatcggtttatcaatcggagtcacgatgaattttatattaatttctgaacatgcgggctttgcttgtcgggcctcaacttatgactaatgggccctaaggtgttagtggcctgcattataaataagttattgcagtacagaaattacacacagttggtcataattttgagagacagttttcgaaaaaaacccctagctctctctagaaattcggccgcccctccctctctctgtcagagattttccggtctgtgattttgaattgcagacaggattagcgaatcaaattcgttattctcttcgcagaaaacttctgatagattttctagtgcaatctatcagagggattaaacctccattcgtggacctgattgaaggaaagcttgttcatcagttccagggagatacaagaagcgcagagaaatctgtgtggtgtccaataatctcgcttcgagattgaaggtaaaatttaataatagttatttaattttacacacacaaataatttaatcgtatggttgatacccacactatggaattgttccatactaaaaattttaaacttccgctgcaccgggtatcaatcgtgattgatctgaacgccagttacccAACAAAGTCAAGTACCTCTCCATCATCTGGAATATCAGCGTCATTAGCCATAAGACATTTTTTAGCTTCATCTTCACTTTCACTTGATGATGTTTCTGAATCAGATGAAGTGGAGTCCGATTAAGCCCATTTGATGTTGCTTTCATCTGCTAATAGGGCCTTTTGTTCTTTCTTCCTGCTGAATctcttcctttcttctcttgAATTCTTCTTGTATGATGTTCTTTTATCATCTTTATTAGGTTTGGTACAATCGGCTATGAAGTGTCCTTTTTTTCCACAATTGTAGCAAGCTCGGTTTTCTTCAGCTGGTTCCTTTGGTTTGAAGCTTGATCTGTTTGTTCTTTGGAAATTATTGTGATTCTTCCTCATGAATCTTCCAAACTTCTtaacaaatagtgacattgcatcacTACTGATTTGTTCTGCGGTTTTCATTGCTGGGATTTCATCTGTTGTAGTGAGAGCTTTAGTAACTTGTGATGTTGATGTGTCTTCCTCAGTTCGAACTCCCAGCTCGAACtcataggctttgagatctgcaaatagATCATGTAGTTCGATCTTATTGAGGTCTTTGGATTCTCTCATTGCTACTGTCTTCACATCTCATTCTCGTGGAAGAGCTCTCATGACTTTGAGTGCTACTTTGCGGTTGCTGTAAACATTCCGAGTGCATTTAGCTCGATCATAATGCTGCtgaatctttcatcaaattcattcattgtttctCCTAGTTTCATCTTTATATTATCAAACTTTTGAATGACCACCATgagtttgttttcctttgtttgatcatttccttcacataGTTGGGTGAGcttttcccatatttctttGGCAATAGTGCAGCTTTTGATATTGCtaaacatgttcttgtccagagTTTTGTATAGTATGTCTCTGGCTACATTGTCCAGATTGGCTTTCCGCTTATCTTCAGAAGTCCATTCAGATCGATGCTTTTCTATCATCTGTGGAGCACCTTCATTGATAGCAACTGCAGTGTTAACTTTCATAATCTTCATTGGTCCATCTGTTACTATGAACCACATTTCATCATCCAGTGCTTatagatgtgcctgcatacgaatttttcagtcatcataatcttcttttgagaacataggaattttactAAACGATGTCATAGCTAAAGATGCCATAGTTTAAGAGACGATTTAGGTGATAAGCAAgaaccgctctgataccacttgttaggatcgaaaataggtgtagagggggggtgaatacactattttaaaatttaaagagtcttcgatctgatttgttaAAATCAGACATAATTTTTtgttgcttaaaacttttgatctTCTCAAAAGATCTGAAAGATAACAGGCGGAAGAAATCATTCTTGCAGATTGAATATATGTAAAGCTAAGGCAGATAAGTTAAATTAACTGCAGTAAATAAATGGATagagttgtttctggatgttcggagatgaattctcctacgtcaccccttgtagtgacccttacccggatcacctactaacagaacttaggcatgcaattaacttaattaatcagatatcagaataaaactgcggaaaccataaacattatacaatcccaagtaaaggaatctgtaatttatccaaataatatacaaccaaatcgaatagttgtatcaacctcaaaacaatagaaataaaacctagacgaagctccagctggtcaaccactgactagcccctcttggatccacccgcctcgtccaatcgcaaacctgccccatggaatagggtgtccagaaacacagagtacgagacgtgagcataaaacgctcagtacgagagtatgagtatacatgcatacaaagtgaactccctataaactcgaggtcaaggatcagataacagagacagtccgggccctggtatgtagcacgctgtgccgtcgcttcaggaggtggctcccataccataatacaagtggatatgccggacccaaatcgatggaagtccaaccactaacaggataggggaaaaccctactaacagacatctcgaaggagatagctcagtatgcaaatgaatgcagcataaatcgatgacatataaaccatgcagtcacataatacatgcatattcagttaggatatctcaaacagtactttcgtacctcaaaacagtgcaagctctaccaactctaggtccactcctatagtctgctctacactgccaaaagatactactatcattaaagtgctctaaaagccttaactaagctattgcatactcctaaatatttataggaagcaaaagctataccttcgtccatcgttagccctttgatgttgatgcctccagaacttgggcacaactctgctacgactatcgaacgcctcgacgactcccgggtcaagcctaggaaggctagaacaactcgaatacgactagagtagagaggaaatccggaattggcaattgaaactgaattctcggccttctatttatagacaacgaacggagcttccgatcctcgatcggaacgttcgatcctgccatcggagcttccgaatatcctgatctgccacgtgtcaaaatatcacttgttgacttcggataggggtgatcggagcttccgatcctgatcggaacttccgatctagccacacgtcatgccttacgtaatatgatcggagcttccgatcctgcatcggagcttccgatccagttcggaacttccgaacttaccttcggagcttccgaactctatccaattaattatgattaattccttaaattactgattttggctacgagctactacattctcccccacttaagatatttcttcctcgaaactagatcttaagtactgaatgaaaTACAGTAattagaaacattctttattcaaaacAAACGTTtatagagtttgcaactgaatacaacttaagaatgaaatcaaaacaactcaggatggtcttcacgcatactgccctcaagctcccaagtagctttttcagtgcctcggcgctgccactgaactaaaacccaaggaatgactttgttccgtaaaaccttatccttataatccagtatacaaataggtttctcaacataggtcaaatccttgttcacctgaacctcagaccattgaagaatatgggattcatccgccacataccgtcgcaacagagatacgtggaatacgtcgtgaatactggatagatgcggtggcaaagctagtagATAACCCAAATCGccaatgttctccaagatctcaaatggaccgataaacctgggagataactttcccttaaggccaaatctgagaatcttgcggaaaggtgacactctcagaaacactttctccccgacatcgaattgcaaaggcctacgcttgatattagcatagctggcctgacgatcctgtgcagtcttaatccgtttcttgatctgatcaagaatgtctatcgcctgctggataaactccggtccctcagcctgtctctcccccacttcttcccagaagagtggagtacgacaacgtcgcccatacaatgcctcaaaaggttccatcccaatactagtatgatagttgttgttgtacgcgtactcgatcaatggcaaatgatcctgccaggctgaaccaaaatccatgacgcacgctctaagcatatcctccaaagtacgaataGTGTGCTCcaactgaccatcagtctccggatgataggcagtactcaaactgagagtagtacccatctcacgctgaacactcccccagaacctagaagttaacctggggtcccgatcgctgacaatgctcacaggaactccatgaagtcgaacgatctcctgaatgtacatccgtgccaggcgatccacagagtactctcggctataggcaatgaaatgcgctgacttggtgggtcggtccaccacaacccagatagcatcacagttacTCGGGGATACCAGAAAATGGgttacaaagtccattgtgataaactcccatttccattcaggaataggcagactgtgaagcaatcctccaggtcgtcggtgctctgccttaacctattgacacaccaaacatctcgaaacaaactgataaacactgcgtttcattcccttccaccagaaacgagtacgtagatccttgtacatcttgttgctcccaggatgaatactcaacttagtgcgatgtgcctgagacaaaatctcctctcacaactcttcatcctgaagaatcacaagcctaccagacaaacacagaaagccatctgactgataatgaaatccagacgagttaccctcgttagctagacgagctaaacgctgggtctttgaatcagacatctgagcatctcgaatcctcgaatacaaagctggctcagataatatcgca comes from the Henckelia pumila isolate YLH828 chromosome 1, ASM3356847v2, whole genome shotgun sequence genome and includes:
- the LOC140861187 gene encoding uncharacterized protein; the encoded protein is MWFIVTDGPMKIMKVNTAVAINEGAPQMIEKHRSEWTSEDKRKANLDNVARDILYKTLDKNMFSNIKSCTIAKEIWEKLTQLCEGNDQTKENKLMVVIQKFDNIKMKLGETMNEFDERFSSIMIELNALGMFTATAK